The following is a genomic window from Blattabacterium cuenoti.
TCTATTTTTATTACCAGAATGTCCTCTAAATATACGAGTAGGAGAAAATTCTCCTAATTTATGTCCAATCATATTTTCAGTAATATATACGTTAATAAATTTTCTTCCATTATGAATAGCAAATGTTTGACCTACAAAATCAGGAATAATAGTAGTTGATCTGGACCATGTTTTAATAATTTTTTTTTTACCTAATTTAATATTTTGCAATACTTTTTTATATAATTTATGATATACATATGGTCCTTTTTTTAAAGATCTAGGCATATAATTTAAAAATTTATTTTTTTATTTTTTTTAAAATATATTTATTAGAATATTTATTTTTAGAACGAGTTCTAAAACCTTTAGATGGAATTCCTTTTCTACTTCTAGGAATTCCACCAGATGCTTTTCCTTCACCACCTCCCATAGGATGATCAACAGGATTCATTGCAACACCTCTTGTTCTAGGTCTTTTACCTAAATAACGATTTCTTCCAGCTTTACCAAGCATTACTAATTGATGATTTGAATTAGAAACTATACCAATAGTTGCCATACAATCTAACATGATCATTCTAATTTCTCCAGATGGAAATTTTAATGTAGCAAATTTTTGATCTTTTGCAAATAATTGAGCATAACTTCCAGCACTTCTAGCAATTTTAGCTCCTTGACCAGGTAATAATTCTATACAAGATACATTAGTTCCTAATGGAATTTCTCTTAAAAATGAAGAATTCCCTATATTAAAAGGAATTTTTTTTCCAGAAATTATTTGTTGTCCTATTTTAAATCCTTCCATAGCTATAATATAACGTTTTTCACCATCTGCATAATGTAATAAAGAAATTAAGGATGATCGATTAGGATCATATTCAATTGACTTTATTGTAGCATAAATATCAAATTTTTTTCTTTTAAAATCAATTATTCTATATTTTTTTTTATGGCCTCCTCCACAATATCTAATAGTTCTTCTTCCAACATTATTTCTACCACCTGTTTTCTTTTTACCTAAAGTAAGAGATTTTTCAGGAATATATTCTGTAATTTTTTTAAATTTATTAATAACTCTAAAACGTTGACCTGGAGTTATGGCTTTTAATTTTTTAATTGACATAACATTTTATTTATTTAAATTTTTAGAATTATTTTTTTGATATAATAAATCAATAGATTCATTATCATTTAATTGAATAATAACTTTTTTAAATGTTTTACTTTTTCCTTGTATTAATCCTTTTTTAGTATATTTTGATTTATTTTTTTTATAATAAATCATAGTTCTAATATTTTTAACTGTAATTCCAAACATTTCATAAAATTCTTTTTTTAATTCAATTTTATTACTATTTAATCGTATTAAAAAAGTATAACATTTATTTTTTTCTTGAATAATAGATGATTTTTTAGAAAAAAAAGGTTTAATAATTAAATTCATATTTTTTTCTTAAAAAAATTAAATACATTAATTAATGAACTTTCAGTAAAAATAATATAATAATATTTTAATAATAAATAACTATTTAAATCATTGATAGACAATAATTTAAAATTTGTTAAATTTCTAGAAGATAAATATAAATTTTTATTTTTATCATTAATAATTAGTAATGATTTTTTATTATTTAATTTTAATGTAGTTAAAATTTTAACTAAAGTTTTCGTACTAGGATTTGTTAATGTAATATCTTCTATTACAAAAACTGTATTTGTTTTTAATTTATATTCTAAAATATATTGTCTAACTAAATGTTTAGTTATTTTATTTGTTTTTTTTATATATTTTCTTGGTATAGGACCAAAGATTCGTCCTCCTCCTCTAAATATAGGATTTTTGATACTTCCTTTTCTAGATCCACCAAGACCTTTTTGTTTATGTAATTTTCTATTACTTCCAATTATTTTACTTCTATTTTTACTATCATGAGTTCCTTGACGTTGTGCAGAAAGATATCTTTTAATTTCTAAATAAATACAATGATCATAAGATTTTGTTGAAAATATTAAATCTTTAAAATCTATTTTTTTATCAGTAATATTTCCATTTTTATTTAAAACATTTAATTTCATTTTTGTTTTTTAATAATTAAATATGAATATTTATTGCCTGGAACTGATCCTTTAATAATTAATATTTGTTTTTCTATATTTATTTTCAATATTTTTAAATTCTTAATTGTAACTTTTTGATTACCCATTCTTCCTCCCATTTTTTTACCTTTAAATACTCTAGATGGATCAGACCCTGCTCCTATTGAACCTGGAGCTCTTAATCGATTATGTTGTCCATGAGTTTTTTCTCCTACCCCAGAAAATCCATGTCTTTTTACTACACCTTGAAATCCTTTTCCTTTAGATAAAGATTGAATATTTACTAATTCTCCAACTGAGAATAATGTATTGATATTATTATTAATACATAATCCAATTTTAATATCTGTATCAGGTAAAGATGAAAAAGTTTTAACTTCTATCAGTTTTTTTTTAGGAGAAATCCCTGATTTACAAAAATGGCCTAATAAAGGTTTATTAGTATGTTTTTTTTTTTTGTTTAAAACACCTAATTGAATAGCTTCATATCCATCTTTTGTTAATGTTTTTATTTGTATAATATAACATGATTTAAATTGTATTAAAGTACACGGAATATTATAACCTGTTTCAGAAAAAAAACTAGTCATTCCTAAATTAAATCCTATTAATTCTTTTACTCTTAATTTTAACATATCATTATACTTTAATTTCTGCTTCTACTCCACTTGGTAATTCTAATTTCATTAATGCATCAACGGTTTTAGAAGATGCATTATGTATATGTAATAATCTTTTATGAGTAGGTAAAATAAATTGTTCTCTAGATTTTTTATTAACATGTGGTGATCGTAAAACAGTATATATTTTTTTTTCCGTAGGCAATGGAACTGGTCCATTTAATATTACTCCAGTCGGTAATACCGAATTTACAATTTTTTCTGCAGATTTATCTAACAGATTATAATCATAAGATTTTAACTTAATTTTTATATTATGACCCATATTTTATTTTTAATCTTAATTATTTATAATATTATTTACAATATTTTTTGGAACCGAATCATAATGAGAAAATTCCATACTTGATGTTCCACGTCCAGATGATAATGTTCTTAATACTGTAACATATCCAAACATTTCTGATAATGGAATCATAGCTTTAATAATTTTTGTATTATTTTTATCAATCATATTTTGAATAATTCCTCTTCTTTTATTTATATCTCCTATAATATCTCCCATATTTTCTTCTGGGACTATAACTTCTAATTTCATAATTGGTTCTAATAATATTGGATTAGTTTTTTTAGCAGCAGCTTTAAATCCTAATTTGCCTGCTATTTCAAAAGATATTTGATCAGAATCAACTGAATGATATGACCCATCTAAAATTGTAATTTTAGCATTATCAATTTCATAACCAGATAATGGTCCATTTTTCATCATATCTCTACATCCTTTTTCTATAGAAGGTAAATACTCTTTTGGAATATTTCCTCCTTTTATTTTACTAATAAATTCTAATCCTTGTTTTCCATAATCACCTGGTTCTAATTTAAATAATATATCAGCAAATTTACCTCTTCCTCCAGTCTGTTTTTTATAAATTTCTCTATGTTTAACACCTATTCTTAATGCTTCTTTATATTCTACTTGAGGATTTCCTTGATTAACTTCTACTTTAAATTCTCTTTTCATTCTATCTACAATAATTTCTAAATGTAGTTCCCCCATTCCAGAAATAATAGTTTGTCCTGTATAACTATCTGTTCTAACTTGAAAAGTTGGATCTTCTTCCATCAATTTAGAAAGTGCTAAACTCATTTTATCAATATCAGATTTTAATTTGGGTTCAATAGCTAACCCAATTACTGGTTCGGGAAATGATATATTATCTAATAAAATTGGATAATTTTCATCACATAAAGTATCTCCAGTTTTAATATTTTTTAATCCAACAATAGCAGCAATATCACCAGCTCCTATTTTTTTAATAGGAATTTGTTTATTTGCATGCATTTGATAAATTCTAGAAATTCGTTCTTTATTTTTAGATCTAACATTAAAACTATAAGATCCAGCATGTATTTGACCAGAATATACTCTAAAAAAAGCTAATCTACCAACAAACGGATCACTAGATATTTTAAATGCTAATGCAGAAAATGGATCATTATTATTAGGCGCTCTAATTTCTTGGTTTTTACTAATTGGATTAATTCCTATAATATTTTTTACTTCTAATGGAGAAGGTAAATACATACATATAGCATCTAGTATTGTTTGAACACCTTTATTTTTAAAAGAAGATCCACAAAAAATAGGAATAATATTCATATTAATAGTATTTTTTTTTAATGAACAAATTATTTCTTTTTCAGAAATAGAATTTTGATCATATAAAAATTTTTCCATAATTTTATCATCATATTCTGATAATGATTCAATTATATTATTATAATAAACTTTTACTATTTCTTTCATATTATATGGAATAGGAATTTCTTTAAATGTTAATCCATAATTTTCATCATTCCAAATAATTCCTTTTTTTTTAATTAAATCTACTATTCCAATAAAATTATCTCCTGATCCAATGGGAATTTGTAATGGAACTGAATTAGCTCCTAACATCTTTTTAATTTGTAAACAAACATTAAAAAAATCTGAACCTTGTCTATCCATTTTATTCACAAAAGCTATTCTTGGAATAGAATATTTATTAGCTTGTCTCCAAACAGTTTCAGATTGTGGTTCAACGCCCTCTACCGCACTAAATAATACTATCATTCCATCTAAAACTCTTAAAGATCTTTCTACTTCAACTGTAAAATCTACATGACCAGGTGTATCAATTATATTAATATTATATTCATTATTTTTATATTTCCATCTACAACATGTAGCAGCAGAAGTTATTGTAATTCCACGCTCCTGTTCTTGTAACATCCAATCCATTGTAGCTGCTCCATCATGAACTTCTCCAAGTTTATGATTAATACCAGTATAAAATAAAATTCTTTCTGTTGTTGTTGTTTTTCCAGCATCAATATGAGCTGCTATTCCTATATTTCTAGTATAATTTAAATTTTTACTCATAATTAAAATCTAAAATGAGAAAATGCCTTATTAGCTTCTGCCATTTTATGAATATTTTCTTTTTGTTTAAACGCTTCACCTTGTGAATTAAATGCATCCATAATTTCGAAAGCTAATTTATCAGACATAGTTTTTTCATTTTTTCTCCTAGAAGCACATGTAATTAATAATTTAATAGATTTGGTAATTTTATTATTAGAAGAAATAGGTACAGGAATTTGAATATTAGTTCCTCCCATACGACGATGTCTAACCTCTACATGAGGCATAACATTACTTAATCCTTCTTTCCAAATTTCTAATGCTGTTTTTTTATTATTCTCTTTATGAGAATTCATAGAATCAATTTTATCCATAGCATTATAAAAAATTTTATAAGCTAAATTTTTTTTACCATTTTTCATTAAATGATTTATAAATCTACTAACTAAAGGTTCATTAAATTTTGGATCTGGAAAATATATTTTTTGTTTTTTCCTTATTTTTCTCATAATAATAATTACTTATTTATATTTTTTTTATTAGGAATTTTAGCACCATAT
Proteins encoded in this region:
- the rpsS gene encoding 30S ribosomal protein S19, producing MPRSLKKGPYVYHKLYKKVLQNIKLGKKKIIKTWSRSTTIIPDFVGQTFAIHNGRKFINVYITENMIGHKLGEFSPTRIFRGHSGNKNRLKSKN
- the rplB gene encoding 50S ribosomal protein L2; protein product: MSIKKLKAITPGQRFRVINKFKKITEYIPEKSLTLGKKKTGGRNNVGRRTIRYCGGGHKKKYRIIDFKRKKFDIYATIKSIEYDPNRSSLISLLHYADGEKRYIIAMEGFKIGQQIISGKKIPFNIGNSSFLREIPLGTNVSCIELLPGQGAKIARSAGSYAQLFAKDQKFATLKFPSGEIRMIMLDCMATIGIVSNSNHQLVMLGKAGRNRYLGKRPRTRGVAMNPVDHPMGGGEGKASGGIPRSRKGIPSKGFRTRSKNKYSNKYILKKIKK
- the rplW gene encoding 50S ribosomal protein L23, producing the protein MNLIIKPFFSKKSSIIQEKNKCYTFLIRLNSNKIELKKEFYEMFGITVKNIRTMIYYKKNKSKYTKKGLIQGKSKTFKKVIIQLNDNESIDLLYQKNNSKNLNK
- the rplD gene encoding 50S ribosomal protein L4: MKLNVLNKNGNITDKKIDFKDLIFSTKSYDHCIYLEIKRYLSAQRQGTHDSKNRSKIIGSNRKLHKQKGLGGSRKGSIKNPIFRGGGRIFGPIPRKYIKKTNKITKHLVRQYILEYKLKTNTVFVIEDITLTNPSTKTLVKILTTLKLNNKKSLLIINDKNKNLYLSSRNLTNFKLLSINDLNSYLLLKYYYIIFTESSLINVFNFFKKKI
- the rplC gene encoding 50S ribosomal protein L3, encoding MLKLRVKELIGFNLGMTSFFSETGYNIPCTLIQFKSCYIIQIKTLTKDGYEAIQLGVLNKKKKHTNKPLLGHFCKSGISPKKKLIEVKTFSSLPDTDIKIGLCINNNINTLFSVGELVNIQSLSKGKGFQGVVKRHGFSGVGEKTHGQHNRLRAPGSIGAGSDPSRVFKGKKMGGRMGNQKVTIKNLKILKINIEKQILIIKGSVPGNKYSYLIIKKQK
- the rpsJ gene encoding 30S ribosomal protein S10, with product MGHNIKIKLKSYDYNLLDKSAEKIVNSVLPTGVILNGPVPLPTEKKIYTVLRSPHVNKKSREQFILPTHKRLLHIHNASSKTVDALMKLELPSGVEAEIKV
- the fusA gene encoding elongation factor G; translated protein: MSKNLNYTRNIGIAAHIDAGKTTTTERILFYTGINHKLGEVHDGAATMDWMLQEQERGITITSAATCCRWKYKNNEYNINIIDTPGHVDFTVEVERSLRVLDGMIVLFSAVEGVEPQSETVWRQANKYSIPRIAFVNKMDRQGSDFFNVCLQIKKMLGANSVPLQIPIGSGDNFIGIVDLIKKKGIIWNDENYGLTFKEIPIPYNMKEIVKVYYNNIIESLSEYDDKIMEKFLYDQNSISEKEIICSLKKNTINMNIIPIFCGSSFKNKGVQTILDAICMYLPSPLEVKNIIGINPISKNQEIRAPNNNDPFSALAFKISSDPFVGRLAFFRVYSGQIHAGSYSFNVRSKNKERISRIYQMHANKQIPIKKIGAGDIAAIVGLKNIKTGDTLCDENYPILLDNISFPEPVIGLAIEPKLKSDIDKMSLALSKLMEEDPTFQVRTDSYTGQTIISGMGELHLEIIVDRMKREFKVEVNQGNPQVEYKEALRIGVKHREIYKKQTGGRGKFADILFKLEPGDYGKQGLEFISKIKGGNIPKEYLPSIEKGCRDMMKNGPLSGYEIDNAKITILDGSYHSVDSDQISFEIAGKLGFKAAAKKTNPILLEPIMKLEVIVPEENMGDIIGDINKRRGIIQNMIDKNNTKIIKAMIPLSEMFGYVTVLRTLSSGRGTSSMEFSHYDSVPKNIVNNIINN
- the rpsG gene encoding 30S ribosomal protein S7, with translation MRKIRKKQKIYFPDPKFNEPLVSRFINHLMKNGKKNLAYKIFYNAMDKIDSMNSHKENNKKTALEIWKEGLSNVMPHVEVRHRRMGGTNIQIPVPISSNNKITKSIKLLITCASRRKNEKTMSDKLAFEIMDAFNSQGEAFKQKENIHKMAEANKAFSHFRF